From Daucus carota subsp. sativus chromosome 6, DH1 v3.0, whole genome shotgun sequence, the proteins below share one genomic window:
- the LOC108226952 gene encoding F-box protein At3g07870: MCSDKSSIMEIPWHLMADILSRLPVKTIVHCKCVCKTWSHLLSELYFINLHLSRSPVGLLIYQRYQSGPDCLKIGELEDKPDHHDVHHDPLIRSEPKFGLQDTLDLWLIGSVDGLVCLWRYSVDEATYICNPVTREYVLLPDNNYIRKSYAIVIYGFGSVASTKQYKVVRFYQGNYPSEEGSYISECAVYTLGEGQWRCLGHVPFLVGGRQTGVSVNGNLHWLAYERDNVNSHELVCAFDMETESFQLNASAESAPLGDHEYYVRSLGILRGCLCVCDNTSESEFVIWVMKDYGLKESWTKEVVIRENHARPLDEMVHVLKVFMDGSILMLFRDDFMFTYHPGTKTVQELEIFRDPSRGIFDAMLYVPSFIRL, translated from the coding sequence ATGTGCAGTGACAAATCATCTATAATGGAAATTCCTTGGCACCTGATGGCTGATATCTTGTCAAGACTTCCTGTGAAGACCATAGTTCATTGCAAATGCGTATGCAAAACATGGAGCCATCTGCTCTCGGAACTTTACTTTATCAATCTGCACCTTTCAAGATCACCTGTCGGTCTTCTAATTTATCAACGGTACCAATCTGGACCTGATTGTTTGAAGATTGGTGAATTAGAGGATAAACCTGATCACCACGACGTTCACCATGATCCGTTGATCAGGTCTGAACCTAAATTTGGCCTCCAGGATACTCTTGATTTGTGGTTAATTGGTTCGGTTGATGGCCTGGTTTGTTTATGGCGATATTCTGTTGATGAGGCAACTTATATATGCAATCCGGTTACACGAGAGTACGTGCTCCTTCCTGATAACAACTACATAAGAAAATCATATGCAATCGTCATTTATGGTTTTGGGTCCGTTGCATCCACAAAGCAGTACAAGGTGGTACGCTTTTATCAAGGAAATTATCCGTCCGAGGAAGGCTCGTATATATCAGAATGTGCAGTCTACACACTTGGCGAAGGCCAGTGGAGATGTTTAGGACATGTGCCCTTTCTAGTTGGTGGCCGTCAGACTGGTGTGTCTGTCAACGGCAATCTTCATTGGCTAGCTTATGAGCGAGATAACGTTAACTCTCATGAACTGGTGTGTGCTTTTGATATGGAGACAGAGTCTTTTCAACTAAATGCCTCTGCTGAGTCTGCTCCTTTAGGTGATCACGAATATTATGTTAGAAGCCTGGGAATTTTAAGAGGTTGTTTGTGTGTATGTGATAATACATCAGAGTCTGAATTTGTCATTTGGGTAATGAAGGATTATGGACTAAAGGAAAGCTGGACTAAAGAGGTTGTCATCAGAGAAAATCATGCTAGGCCGTTAGATGAGATGGTTCATGTACTCAAAGTTTTTATGGACGGATCTATATTGATGTTATTCCGCGATGATTTTATGTTCACTTATCATCCTGGAACCAAAACTGTGCAAGAACTTGAGATATTTCGCGATCCGTCCCGGGGAATATTTGATGCAATGCTTTATGTCCCAAGTTTCATAAGACTTTAA
- the LOC108224358 gene encoding LOW QUALITY PROTEIN: receptor-like protein 6 (The sequence of the model RefSeq protein was modified relative to this genomic sequence to represent the inferred CDS: substituted 1 base at 1 genomic stop codon): protein MVLWVGDGLKNFIFLFLLYSLHVIARVHTIMPPAAMLCHDHERSVLLHFKQSPSLNESASYDSSAYSKTESWKARGENGTDCCSWHGVECDEKTGYIIGLHLNSAYLYGTLGSNIFTLVHLQTLNLADNNFRRSTIPHEISHLSSLSRLDLSFSVFSGPIPTELSKLFKLTYLDLSENDFSGIFPVDIFHLPHMLVLDVGDNENLTGVLPEFNRTSSFKELRLSFTNFSGNLPISVGNLQSLTKLKLGACNFSGSIPTSIANLTQLTHLXLSSNKFSKSTSFSWLDNLTKLTYLNLESCNIHGDIPSSLANNTQLTHLYLDSNYFAGEIPVCLTNMTHLIELDLSNNELTGPILSSFSQLENLEFLDLSRNNLIGTVEADIFFSHKKLESLSLSSNNITFITHHHINFTIPTLRELQLDGCNLRKIPYFLKLQNNLEILFLSANSIHGKIPHWIWNVSDHLGAVDLSSNFLTSIEHNLTVFSSKSLEVIDIGNNMLQGNLPVPPPNTIEYRVSNNRLTGDIPPLICSGMSLTILDLSYNNMSGPIPRCLSNSLASLNLQSNNFSGTIPQLYSEDCNLKEIDLSQNQLKGEVPKSLMSCKMLEILDLSDNQIEQTFPAWLGTLPQLQVLFLHSNKFHGALGSPRSPLEFPMLRIIDVSHNSLTGVLPVEYIKIWNAMKMHSPDTELYIRIDVEFNTQTRSWHYQQQQSSITLVNKGVETEYKQILNILTAIDLSSNNFTGEIPESLGSLKELELLNLSNNELTGPIPQSLANLTKLESLDLSQNKLTGVIPQQLASQLISLEFFNVSYNLLSGHIPQGSQFGTFDKGSYVGNSGLCAFPLSNCGTVHSPPADGDEGDSDDTYEFPSGFDWMFILAGVGSGLVVGFVMGNILTDRYPWLISSIAQSFACREKKQRRAKRSIIRR, encoded by the coding sequence atggtgttatGGGTTGGAGACGGTCTTAAAAACTTCATATTCTTGTTTCTTCTATACTCTCTTCATGTTATTGCTAGGGTGCATACCATAATGCCCCCTGCTGCTATGTTGTGCCACGATCATGAGAGATCTGTTTTGTTACACTTTAAGCAAAGCCCTTCACTTAATGAGTCCGCCTCTTATGATTCGTCTGCTTACTCAAAGACTGAATCTTGGAAGGCTCGGGGAGAAAATGGTACTGATTGCTGCTCGTGGCATGGGGTCGAATGCGATGAAAAAACTGGTTATATCATTGGCCTTCACCTCAACAGCGCCTACCTCTATGGCACTCTTGGCTCCAATATCTTTACCCTTGTTCACCTTCAGACCCTAAACTTGGCTGACAATAACTTTCGGCGCTCCACAATCCCACATGAAATTTCTCATCTTTCAAGTTTATCTCGCCTTGACCTCTCATTCTCTGTTTTTTCTGGCCCAATCCCAACCGAGCTGTCAAAATTGTTCAAATTGACTTACCTTGATCTGAGTGAAAACGACTTCTCTGGTATCTTTCCCGTTGATATTTTCCATTTACCCCACATGCTTGTTCTTGATGTGGGAGACAACGAAAATCTAACCGGTGTTTTGCCAGAGTTTAACCGAACAAGCTCCTTCAAGGAATTGAGACTTAGCTTCACAAATTTCTCCGGTAACCTGCCAATCTCAGTCGGAAATTTGCAGTCACTTACTAAATTGAAACTCGGAGCCTGCAACTTTTCAGGGTCAATTCCGACCTCTATTGCTAACTTGACCCAACTCACTCATCTATAACTTTCCTCTAACAAATTCAGTAAATCTACAAGTTTTTCCTGGCTCGACAACTTAACCAAACTTACTTACTTGAACCTTGAATCTTGCAATATACATGGTGACATCCCATCATCTCTTGCAAACAATACCCAACTTACCCATCTTTATCTTGATTCCAATTACTTTGCGGGTGAAATACCAGTGTGCCTAACGAACATGACCCACTTAATTGAGTTAGATTTGTCCAATAATGAACTAACAGGCCCAATATTGAGCTCATTCTCTCAACTCGaaaaccttgaatttcttgatctgagtagaaataatctTATTGGAACAGTAGAGGCTGATATTTTTTTCAGTCATAAAAAGCTTGAGTCTCTCAGTCTATCTTCCAACAATATAACCTTCATTACCCACCATCACATTAACTTTACCATTCCAACTCTTAGAGAATTACAATTGGATGGCTGTAACTTGAGAAAGATCCCCTATTTTTTGAAGTTACAAAATAATTTGGAGATTTTATTCCTGAGTGCAAACAGTATTCATGGGAAAATTCCACACTGGATATGGAATGTTAGTGATCATCTAGGGGCAGTTGACCTTTCTTCCAACTTCCTTACATCTATTGAACATAATCTGACTGTTTTCTCAAGTAAGAGTCTAGAAGTCATTGACATAGGAAATAATATGTTGCAAGGGAATCTCCCAGTTCCACCACCAAATACAATTGAGTACAGGGTGTCTAACAACAGGCTAACCGGAGATATTCCACCCTTGATCTGTAGTGGCATGTCCCTTACAATACTTGACTTGTCGTATAACAACATGAGTGGGCCTATTCCTCGATGTTTGAGCAATTCATTGGCATCTCTTAATCTCCAAAGCAACAATTTTTCTGGAACTATTCCTCAATTGTATTCAGAAGATTGCAATTTGAAGGAAATTGACTTGAGTCAAAACCAGCTTAAAGGAGAAGTACCAAAATCTTTGATGAGTTGTAAAATGCTTGAGATTTTAGATCTATCAGATAATCAGATTGAACAGACTTTCCCCGCCTGGTTGGGGACTCTTCCTCAATTGCAGGTTCTTTTTCTGCATTCCAACAAATTTCATGGTGCACTTGGAAGCCCCAGAAGTCCTTTAGAGTTCCCAATGTTACGGATTATTGATGTCTCTCACAACTCTTTGACGGGTGTTTTGCCTGTGGAGTATATCAAGATATGGAATGCTATGAAAATGCATAGTCCAGACACGGAACTATATATAAGGATTGATGTAGAGTTTAACACACAGACTCGCAGTTGGCATTACCAACAACAGCAGAGCTCCATAACTCTTGTGAATAAGGGTGTAGAAACGGAGTACAAGCAGATTTTAAATATTCTCACTGCTATCGATCTCTCAAGTAACAATTTCACAGGTGAGATTCCAGAATCTCTTGGAAGTCTGAAGGAGCTTGAGTTACTCAACCTGTCAAACAATGAGCTCACTGGTCCCATTCCCCAATCCTTGGCAAACCTTACGAAGCTTGAATCGTTGGACCTTTCGCAAAACAAGCTCACAGGGGTCATCCCTCAGCAATTAGCATCGCAGCTCATTTCCCTTGAATTCTTCAACGTGTCCTACAACCTCCTCAGTGGTCACATACCACAAGGCTCGCAATTTGGGACATTTGACAAAGGTTCTTATGTGGGAAATTCAGGACTATGTGCATTCCCTTTATCAAATTGTGGAACTGTGCACTCACCACCAGCTGATGGCGACGAGGGTGATTCTGATGATACATATGAGTTTCCGAGTGGTTTTGATTGGATGTTCATATTAGCAGGAGTCGGAAGTGGACTGGTGGTGGGATTTGTAATGGGAAACATTCTAACGGATCGATACCCATGGCTGATAAGTTCGATTGCCCAGAGCTTTGCATGCAGAGAAAAGAAGCAGCGGAGGGCGAAGAGATCGATCATTCGGAGATAG
- the LOC108224357 gene encoding receptor like protein 22 encodes MASYSFINFIFLFLLYSLHVIATVHTIMPPAVMLCHDHERSALLHFKQSLSLNESASGDSSAYSKTESWKARGENGTDCCSWHGVECDEKTGYIIGLHLNSAFLYGILGSNSTIFTLVHLQTLNLADNDFQSSTIPHEISHLSSLSRLDLSFSGFSGPIPTKLSKLFKLAYLDLSGNYLSGIFPVDIFHLPHMLVLDVGDNENLTGVLPEFNRTSSFKELRLSFTKFSGKLPISIGNLQSLTGLRLKACNFSGPIPTSITNLTQLTLLSLSYNKFSGHLPISVGNLQSLAILNLNDCYFSGLFPTSIANLTQLTYLSLSSNNFSKSRKISWLDNLTKLTYLDLNSSNIHGDIPSSLANLTQLAYLYLDSNYFTGEIPVCLTNMTHLIELSLSNNELTGPILSSFSQLENLEVLDLSGNNLIGTVEADIFFTHKKLEFLSLSDNNITFITHHHINFTIPTLRGLQLNGCNLREIPYFLKLKNNLEFLFLHENNIHGKIPYWIWNVSDNLEAVDLSSNFLTSIEHNLTVFSNKSLEVIDIGNNMLQGNLPVPPPNTIRYIVSNNSLTGDIPPLICSGMSLKVLDLSYNNMSGPIPPCLSNSLASLSLQSNKFSGTIPQLYSEDCDLEEIDLSQNQLKGEVPRSLISCKMLQILDLSDNQIEQTFPVWLGTLPQLQVLFLHSNKFHGALGSPRSPLEFPMLRIIDVSHNSLTGVLPVEYIKIWNAMKMNSPDTELYITTNIKFKTRSSIWGNPDLQSSITLVNKGVETEYKQILNILTAIDLSSNNFTGEIPESLGTLKELELLNLSNNELTGPIPRSLANLTKLESLDLSQNKLTGVIPQQLASQLTSLEFFNVSYNLLSGHIPQGSQFGTFDNNSYVGNSGLFGFPISKNCGTVHSPPADGDEGDSDDTYEFPSGFDWMFILAGVGSGLVVGYVMGNILTDGYPWLISSIAQSFACREKKQRRAKRSIIRR; translated from the coding sequence ATGGCGTCATACAGCTTTATAAACTTCATATTCTTGTTTCTTTTATACTCTCTTCATGTTATTGCTACCGTGCATACCATAATGCCCCCTGCTGTTATGTTGTGCCACGATCATGAGAGGTCTGCTTTGTTACACTTTAAGCAAAGCCTTTCACTTAATGAGTCTGCATCTGGTGATTCCTCTGCTTACTCAAAGACTGAATCTTGGAAGGCTAGGGGAGAAAATGGTACTGATTGCTGCTCGTGGCATGGGGTCGAATGCGATGAAAAAACTGGTTATATCATTGGTCTTCACCTCAACAGCGCCTTCCTCTATGGCATTCTTGGCTCCAATAGCACTATCTTTACCCTTGTTCACCTTCAGACCCTAAACTTGGCTGACAATGACTTCCAGAGCTCCACAATCCCACATGAAATTTCTCATCTTTCAAGTTTATCTCGCCTTGACCTCTCATTCTCTGGTTTTTCTGGCCCAATCCCAACCAAGCTGTCAAAATTGTTCAAATTGGCTTACCTTGATCTGAGTGGAAACTACTTATCTGGTATCTTTCCGGTTGATATTTTCCATTTACCCCACATGCTTGTTCTTGATGTGGGAGACAACGAAAATCTAACCGGTGTTTTGCCAGAGTTTAACCGAACAAGCTCCTTCAAGGAATTGAGACTTAGCTTCACAAAATTCTCAGGTAAGCTTCCTATCTCAATAGGAAATCTGCAGTCACTTACTGGATTAAGACTGAAAGCATGCAACTTCTCAGGACCAATTCCCACCTCTATTACTAACTTGACCCAACTCACTCTTCTTTCACTTTCCTATAACAAATTCTCAGGTCACCTGCCAATCTCAGTCGGAAATTTGCAGTCACTTGCTATATTGAATCTCAACGACTGCTACTTCTCAGGATTATTTCCTACCTCTATTGCTAACTTGACCCAACTCACTTATCTATCACTTTCCTCTAACAACTTCAGTAAATCTAGAAAAATTTCCTGGCTCGACAACTTAACCAAACTTACTTACTTGGACCTTAACTCTTCCAATATTCATGGTGACATCCCATCATCTCTTGCAAACCTTACCCAACTTGCTTATCTTTATCTTGATTCCAATTACTTTACGGGCGAAATACCAGTGTGCCTGACGAACATGACCCACTTAATTGAGTTAAGTTTGTCCAATAATGAACTAACAGGCCCAATTTTGAGCTCATTCTCTCAACTCGAAAACCTTGAAGTTCTTGATCTTAGTGGCAATAATCTAATTGGAACAGTAGAGGCTGACATTTTTTTCACTCATAAAAAGCTTGAGTTTCTCAGTCTATCTGACAACAATATAACCTTCATTACCCACCATCACATTAACTTCACCATTCCAACTCTTAGAGGATTACAACTGAATGGCTGTAACTTGAGAGAGATCCCCTattttttgaagttaaaaaataatttggagtTTTTGTTCCTGCATGAAAACAATATTCATGGGAAAATTCCATACTGGATATGGAATGTCAGTGATAACCTAGAGGCAGTTGACCTTTCTTCTAACTTCCTTACATCCATTGAACATAATCTGACTGTTTTCTCAAATAAGAGTCTAGAAGTCATTGACATAGGAAATAATATGTTGCAAGGGAATCTCCCAGTTCCACCACCAAATACCATTCGGTACATTGTGTCTAACAACAGTTTGACCGGAGATATTCCACCCTTGATCTGTAGTGGCATGTCCCTCAAAGTACTCGACTTGTCGTATAACAACATGAGTGGGCCTATTCCTCCATGTTTGAGTAATTCTTTGGCATCTCTTAGTCTCCAAAGCAACAAATTTTCTGGAACTATTCCTCAATTGTATTCAGAAGATTGCGATTTGGAGGAAATTGACTTGAGTCAAAACCAGCTTAAAGGAGAAGTACCAAGATCTTTGATAAGTTGTAAAATGCTTCAGATTTTAGATCTATCAGATAATCAgattgaacaaactttccccgTCTGGTTGGGGACTCTTCCTCAATTGCAAGTCCTTTTTCTGCATTCCAACAAATTTCATGGTGCACTGGGAAGTCCTAGAAGTCCTTTAGAGTTCCCAATGTTACGGATTATTGATGTCTCTCACAACTCTTTGACGGGTGTTTTGCCTGTGGAGTATATCAAGATATGGAATGCGATGAAAATGAATAGTCCAGATACGGAACTATATATAACGACTAATATAAAGTTTAAAACACGGTCTTCCATCTGGGGTAACCCAGACCTGCAGAGCTCCATAACTCTTGTGAATAAGGGTGTAGAAACGGAGTACAAGCAGATTTTAAATATTCTCACTGCTATCGATCTCTCAAGTAACAATTTCACAGGTGAGATTCCAGAATCTCTTGGAACTCTGAAGGAGCTTGAGTTGCTCAACCTGTCAAACAATGAGCTCACTGGTCCCATTCCCCGATCCTTGGCAAACCTTACGAAGCTTGAATCGTTGGACCTTTCGCAAAACAAGCTCACAGGGGTCATCCCTCAGCAATTAGCATCGCAGCTCACTTCCCTTGAATTCTTCAACGTGTCCTACAACCTCCTCAGTGGTCACATACCACAAGGCTCGCAATTTGGGACATTTGACAACAATTCTTATGTAGGAAATTCAGGACTCTTTGGATTTCCTATATCTAAGAATTGTGGAACTGTGCACTCACCACCAGCCGATGGCGACGAGGGTGATTCTGATGATACATATGAGTTTCCGAGTGGTTTTGATTGGATGTTCATATTAGCAGGAGTCGGAAGTGGACTGGTGGTGGGATATGTAATGGGAAACATTCTAACGGATGGATACCCATGGCTGATAAGTTCGATTGCCCAGAGCTTTGCATGCAGAGAAAAGAAGCAGCGGAGGGCGAAGAGATCGATCATTCGGAGATAG